The following coding sequences are from one Diabrotica virgifera virgifera chromosome 2, PGI_DIABVI_V3a window:
- the LOC114328636 gene encoding B2 protein-like, whose amino-acid sequence MSFFVSIKSNKMNTYCIIFILAVAFLSGIEGMSEAERAMADSLHKKCYPISGATEAMINQAREGNFSEDPAFKEHLYCMCKGYGIFKESGEVNIDVVQAILQQKFQDPALRDEVKAKCLVMKETPQETSLQSIKCLYDFKENIL is encoded by the exons ATGTCGTTCTTTGTATCAATCAAATCTAACAAAATGAATACATATTGTATTATCTTTATCTTGGCTGTTGCTTTTCTAAGCGGAATAGAG GGCATGTCAGAAGCTGAACGAGCCATGGCGGACTCACTACACAAAAAATGCTATCCTATCTCCGGAGCTACTGAAGCAATGATTAACCAAGCAAGGGAAGGAAATTTCTCAGAAGATCCTGCATTTAAGGAACACTTATACTGCATGTGCAAAG GTTATGGAATCTTTAAGGAAAGTGGTGAAGTAAATATAGATGTAGTGCAAGCTATATTGCAGCAGAAATTCCAAGACCCGGCTCTAAGGGATGAAGTTAAAGCAAAATGTTTAGTAATGAAAGAAACTCCTCAGGAAACATCTTTACAAAGTATAAAATGTTTGTATGATTTTAAAGAAAACATTCTGTGA